The genomic stretch GTGGGCCAGCCCCATCCGGGACTGGAGCAACTGGAAGTCCGCGCGGCCCTGTTCGTCGAGGGCGAGCACCTCCCCGTCCAGCACCGCGGGCGTCGCGCCGAGCATGCCGGAGAGGGGGCTCAACTCGGGGTAGGCGGCGGTGACCTCCTCCCCGGAACGGGCCCGCAGGACCAGACCGCCGTCCCCGTCGAGGTAGGCCACCACCCGCTGGCCGTCCTGCTTGGTCTCGTAGGCCCAGCGCGCGTCCTGCGCGGCGGGCGGCAGGGTGCCGGGCGTGGCGAGCATCGGAGGGATCAGGGGCAGACTCACGGGTCAGATGTCGACGGGCGGAGGGTCCCTCACGCGCTCCCGCCTCGGGTTTCGCCTGAACGGCCGCCGCGCGCGCCCCGCCGGGCGCCCCGTAGGCTGCCGTTCTTGGAACAACGCCGCGCGGCGGCCGTAGGGACCGGCCCGTGCGGAAGGATTGAACGGTCCCGGTGCGGAGACGATCATGGCAGGCAGGGCGGTCCGGGCGGAGCAGGTCAGCGCGACCCGGGGACTGATCCTGACCGCAGCCGAGCGGCTCTACGCCGAGCACGGGGTGTGCGCGGTCTCCAACCGCCAGGTCGGCGAGGCCGCCGGACAGGGCAACAACACCGCCGTCGGCTACCACTTTGGTACGAAGACCGACCTGGTCCGCGCGATCGTCCGCAAGCACGCGGCGCCCATCGAGGAGATCAGGACCGGCCTGGTCGAGCGGGTCATCGGCTCCACGGACCTGCGCGACTGGGTGGACTGTCTGGTCCGGCCCGTCTTCGAGCACCTCGCCGCGCTCGGCAGCCCCACCTGGTACGCCCGGTTCTGCGCCCAGGTCATGACCGACCCCGCCCTGCACCGGATCATGGTCGAGGAGGCGCTCGGCTCCCCGGCGCTCCGCGAGATCGTCGAGGGGCTGCGCCGCAGTCTGCCCGAGCTGCCCGACGAGGTCCGGGCCGAGCGCGGCGACATGGCCCGTCAGCTCATCGTCCACATGACCGCAGAGCGGGAACGCGCGCTCGCCGAGGACACCGCCACGCCGCGTGCCGACTGGCAGGACGCCGCGACCGGCCTGGTCGACGCGCTCGTC from Streptomyces davaonensis JCM 4913 encodes the following:
- a CDS encoding TetR/AcrR family transcriptional regulator, yielding MAGRAVRAEQVSATRGLILTAAERLYAEHGVCAVSNRQVGEAAGQGNNTAVGYHFGTKTDLVRAIVRKHAAPIEEIRTGLVERVIGSTDLRDWVDCLVRPVFEHLAALGSPTWYARFCAQVMTDPALHRIMVEEALGSPALREIVEGLRRSLPELPDEVRAERGDMARQLIVHMTAERERALAEDTATPRADWQDAATGLVDALVGMWRAPVSPRG